The segment AGAGCACATGGGGTGTGAGGGTCACTGTGCAAGAAGGATAGGTTTGCAAGGATTTAGGGCATGCTGGAGGGAATGATGAGGGCCCAGGCACACGGGGAACTGGCAAGAAAGTTCCAGGGGTTTGGAGGTGGTAGGCACAGAGGTGTAGGTTTGAAGTGGTTGCAGACCCCTGGTCCTGTGGGTCCACTCCCCTCTGCCATGTCCAGAATCCCCTCGGGTCCCGCTGAGGGTCCGCATCGTGCACCAGGGCCAGATGCTACGCGAGGTCCATGCCAACATCACTGTGGAGGTAAAGTGTTTTCTTCCCCCACAGGCCCTGGCAGCCATGGTGCCCAGAGCACCAGGGCTGATCCATGACACTCTACCCCCTCTGCCAGGACCCTGACTTTGCGGAGGTGCTGAGTGATCTgtctgcccaggagctgcagtggctggTGCAGGGGCAGCTCCGCATTGTGGCTGAGACGGAGGGCCGGCACGCACGGCAGCTGGCTGGCACCATCACCACCCGCCGCAGCTGTGACagtgagcacagggcaggcacGCTGGGGTGCAGGGGGATTGCTGTGCTCATCCCCCTGCCAATCTCACCCACCCTTGTGCCTCTCTCCCTGGGCTCAAGCCATCCAAAGTGTGCTATGTGGAGCGGATGCTTTGCTGCCAACCAAGACCGGGGCTGTTGGCTCAGCCAAACTGGCACTCCATGAGAATGGCACCCTGGAGTACCAGGTGAGTGGTGGGCACCCATTTCCGTCTTAAAGGTCCCAGGTCTATCTGCCACCCTGACACTGCCCTTTGGCACCACACCCACAGGTGCAGGTGGTGGGCACTGCCAGCGAGGTGGTGGGCATCACACTGGAGACCAAACCCCGACGGAAAAGCAAGAGGAACATCCTGTTTGACATGACACCCAGCTACAAGGATGGGCTGGTGAGAACTAGTTGATGCTGGGAGGGATGATGTGGGGACTTTGGGTGAGTCCCTGTCCCAACCTGCATGGTCTCCCACTGGTGGCAGGCCTGGGGTgcctggcagagccccagcGCCCGCGATGCCCATATGCTTCTACAAAATGAGCTCTTCCTCAACGTGGCCACCAAAGACTGGGCAGAGGGTGAGCTGCGGGGCCAAATCATCTCCCTGCCCTACAGTGGACTTCTCGCCCGCTACACAGGTACAGAGACATGTGGGGTGGTAATAGGAGGTTGTGGGGCAGCCCTCCCACACACCACCACACCCTGCCATGGTCCCTGTCTGTGCACAGAGATGCCCgtggcactggcagggcagCTGGTGTCCCCCCCCGTGCACAGCGGCGCTGGGGGGCATGCCTGGCTCTCACTGGATGAGCACTGCCACCTGCACTACGAGATCTCAGTGGCGGGGCTGGGGCGGCCGAGCGATGGCACTGTCAGCGCCCACATCCATGGCgtggctgagctgggggagaTGGGCACCCGCCCCCACCAGCACAAGCGCCTGCTCAAGGGCTTCTACAGCACTGAGGTGAGGTGGCACCAGGTCAGGGCACCACACGGCAGGGGCTGGGCTAGACCTtatcccagccctggtgcccctCTTGCCATGACAGGCTCAGGGCGTGGTGAAGGACCTGGATGCCGACCTGCTGCAGCATCTGGCCCAGGGCACTGCTTTCCTGCAAGTCAGCACCAAAGCACACCCCAACGGGGAGATGAGGGGACGGGTAGGTCCTCATTGGGGCAGGGCACCCTACCCACCCCCACTGCTCCCTGTGGCAGCATGGCACTGTCTGGAGCAGGGTGGAAGGGCACAGGATTGCTCTGTTACCAGGTCCCAGCAGTACAGCCTGATGTGTTTTGTGGTCGTGGGTGGTTCCTTCACCAGCCTGACCATGGAAGGCAGCCAGGCATCGGTGTGGGAAGTGACCTCCTGCTCATTTCCCCTCCAGGTGCACATTCCCAACCAGTGCCATGCAGGAGGGACCCGCCTGACCCCAGGGGAGTCCCTGGGGCAGGCTGAGCTCTCTGAGAGCACCAAGACCAGggacctggagcagctgaagaaagACCCCAACTCCTGCTTCTTTGAAGGTCAGCACCGGGCACATGGCACCCGCTGGGCACCTGACTATGACAAGAAGTGCTCAATCTGCAGCTGCCAGGTATGAGCTGGGAGTTGTGCTGAAGGGGCAGCACCCATCAGTACTGCTCCTCTCTAATGAGCCccacctctgctgtccccagaagCGCACAGTGATCTGTGACCCCATCTTGTGCCAGCCCCTCAACTGCACCCATCAGGTGCACCCtgaagagctgtgctgccctATCTGTGAAGGTACCtgggggatgggctgggggggTCCTTGTGAAAACAAGGTGGGGGTCCCTTTTGGAGACTTTGCCATGCGCACCCCGTCATGGCCTTCCTCTCCCTTGTAGAGAAGAAGacagagcaggaagagctgaaGCTGGAGCGGGCACGGGACAGTAGTGAGGGTGAGTCCTTGTGGGAATGGGCtgaggggacagctctgcaaaGGCTGAGTCACAAGGGCTGTGacttcctcttcttcttcctcttccaggCTGCTACTTTGATGGCGACAAGACATGGCGAGGCTCTGGCACTCGCTGGCACCCCGTAGTGCCCCCGTTTGGCCTCATCAAATGTGCCATTTGTACCTGCAAGGTGAGTGTGGGTTCCAGACTTGCCCCCAACCTGGTCTGGCACCTATGGGGGCTCTCAGTTCCCAGGCACTGTAGCTGAGGCTCAAACCAGGGCATGGGGAGTTGACTCCCGTGTGCTTCCTGTgagccctgtgccctccctgcagggcaccaCAGGTGAGGTGCACTGCGAGAAGGTGCAGTGCCCACGGCTCACCTGTGCCAACCCCGTGCGTGCCAGCCCCTCTGACTGCTGCAAGCAGTGCCCAGGTACCTGCacccctctcctgccttccaTTCACCCTGCATAGCTCCCGTGTGCCCCTATTGGCAATGCCACCGGTGGGCATCCTCCCAGTGCCCTCTCCTACAGCCCCAGAGAAGAGTGTCCCGGAGCTGGCTGACTCCATGCAGGCAGACGCACCGCGGGCGTGCCGCTTCGGGCGCCGCTGGTACCTCAACAATGAGAGCTGGcacccctctgtgcccccctTCGGAGAAATGAAGTGTATCCTGTGCTGGTGTGTGGTGAGTGTGCCAGCCTAGGGCAGCACCAGTGGAAGGGAAGGCGCCACTGTGCTAGTACCCAGGGCTTTGGGAATggtgggagagcagctcagACACCCAGTGcaccctgaggagctgctgttcccCCACCCTGGTGCTCAGCCCCTCTTTCTGCTCCCCAGTCAGGGGAGACGCACTGCCAGCGCCAGGAGTGCCCCCCATCGGCCTGCGCTAGCCCTGCCACGAGGGACAACCCCTGCTGTGCCAAGTGCCGTGGTGAGTGCAGTGCTCACACACAGGCACCACTGCCCAAACACACGGTGGCAGTCCCTGTACCTCCCAGTCTCCTTGgtgctgagccagggctggcacaacCACCCCAAGTGCCTTCCTGGCACCCCCTGTGCCCATCTCTCAGCCACACTTCCCCCCCCCCGCAGCCCTTGATGCCCCTTCAGATGCACGGAAGAAGGTCCACGATGCCAAGGTGGAGTTGCGGAGCCACTGAGCAGTGACTGCTGCCCAGAGCGGGGCAAGCACGCGGCGACGCTGGGTGCACTGGGGGGTCCCACTACTCACTGCCCCTGCCCATGCAGGGTGAGGGGCACAGAGGAGCACAGTGGGGTGCACATGGCCTGGCCCCAGCCTGGTCACCCCATCTCAGCACGACTGCAATGCCAGGACTGCCCTACCCTTGTGTagtgggcagtgcccaggcttGTGGAGGTTGGGGGCACCCGCTGCCCTACCACTCCAAGCCCCCCGGCCAGCGGGCATCGTGCCCGTGTTGTACATAGTGTAAAGTCCTTCTGGCCCCTGTTTACTGCACCCACCCTGTCTCGGACGGGTTTCTCACATAATTTATGGTGCCAGTGGATGGAGGTCAAGATGTATTTATTAAAACCAGAGCTATTGCCCACCTGGTTCCTGTCtcttcctggcagcagcaggcacagggctgtgccttTGCATCCCATGGGGAACTTGCAGGCCTTGGCATTGCTGGGGTTGGGGATGTATATTTGGGGATATGGGGTGTGAAAGCCAATACCAGGATGAGGACACCCCTATGGGCtgtggggtggcactggagaaGACCAGAGCAGTGTACAGTGCCCACAGCTGAAGCCACGATGCCAACTTTTGCCCATGGTGGAGGCTGCCAACACAGTGCTTGGTGATGGTGCCTGCTAGCACAGGGACGGCAGGACTCTGTTTCTCACACCTCCAGAGTGGCAaaaagagcccagccagggcccCCAATCCAACTGCCACCCATGGAGGCCCTTGTCCTGCAGCACCCATAACCAGCCAcatgcccaggctgggcacagacacccatggctgtgcagggcagacccctgtgtgtgctctggggcagcacaaCCCTGGTGACCCCAGTACAGCTGCAATGGGCTAAGGCCTTGTGGGGCCCATGGGAGATCCAGCTGCCACCTGCTCTTTAATCCCCAACGTAGAGAATTGAGGGATCTCTGGGGCCATTTGTGCTGGTACACGCTGGGATGACTGGGACAGTCAGAGCTATACTGGAACAGTGCCAGAGCTGTAGGGAAAGTAACACTGGGCTTCACTGCGGTAGCAGTAACGGATGGTGGCACAAGCACCACACTGTAGTGGGACAGTGCTGGCCTATACTGGGGCTGCACCCAGGGTGACACCAGGCTAGACTGGAGTAGTGGTAAAGCAATAGAAGGAAGGTGCTGGGGCAcactgggctgggacagagccctgcatGCTAAGCTGGGTGTCCTGC is part of the Serinus canaria isolate serCan28SL12 chromosome 9, serCan2020, whole genome shotgun sequence genome and harbors:
- the CHRD gene encoding chordin isoform X2, whose protein sequence is MRCVICHCEPKNHRGKPVGKVNCKNMKQDCPVPACPRATLLPGHCCHTCPKGPPEKSPALRFDTLEYFQDKEDDLDKPYSDRSYLSSEGLARDDSRTEFVALLTSGPEPWHPTSSAVAKARFTLLRSSLLFSISYERLGRPSRVRFSDPEGNVLFEHPVQKSAAPEDGMLCGMWRTVSKANVQLLRREQLRVSLITRAQPSGEVHGHILKHRALFAETFGAILTSSNPSHLGAGGMAMLTLSDTENKLHFILMARGLLEPGARESPRVPLRVRIVHQGQMLREVHANITVEDPDFAEVLSDLSAQELQWLVQGQLRIVAETEGRHARQLAGTITTRRSCDTIQSVLCGADALLPTKTGAVGSAKLALHENGTLEYQVQVVGTASEVVGITLETKPRRKSKRNILFDMTPSYKDGLAWGAWQSPSARDAHMLLQNELFLNVATKDWAEGELRGQIISLPYSGLLARYTEMPVALAGQLVSPPVHSGAGGHAWLSLDEHCHLHYEISVAGLGRPSDGTVSAHIHGVAELGEMGTRPHQHKRLLKGFYSTEAQGVVKDLDADLLQHLAQGTAFLQVSTKAHPNGEMRGRVHIPNQCHAGGTRLTPGESLGQAELSESTKTRDLEQLKKDPNSCFFEGQHRAHGTRWAPDYDKKCSICSCQKRTVICDPILCQPLNCTHQVHPEELCCPICEEKKTEQEELKLERARDSSEGCYFDGDKTWRGSGTRWHPVVPPFGLIKCAICTCKGTTGEVHCEKVQCPRLTCANPVRASPSDCCKQCPAPEKSVPELADSMQADAPRACRFGRRWYLNNESWHPSVPPFGEMKCILCWCVSGETHCQRQECPPSACASPATRDNPCCAKCRALDAPSDARKKVHDAKVELRSH
- the CHRD gene encoding chordin isoform X1, whose translation is MRAAALLLLALLPLRPLPGRAARPKLALPIRPDTDPLPPGGAAGCAFGGHFYALEETWHPDLGEPFGVMRCVICHCEPQKNHRGKPVGKVNCKNMKQDCPVPACPRATLLPGHCCHTCPKGPPEKSPALRFDTLEYFQDKEDDLDKPYSDRSYLSSEGLARDDSRTEFVALLTSGPEPWHPTSSAVAKARFTLLRSSLLFSISYERLGRPSRVRFSDPEGNVLFEHPVQKSAAPEDGMLCGMWRTVSKANVQLLRREQLRVSLITRAQPSGEVHGHILKHRALFAETFGAILTSSNPSHLGAGGMAMLTLSDTENKLHFILMARGLLEPGARESPRVPLRVRIVHQGQMLREVHANITVEDPDFAEVLSDLSAQELQWLVQGQLRIVAETEGRHARQLAGTITTRRSCDTIQSVLCGADALLPTKTGAVGSAKLALHENGTLEYQVQVVGTASEVVGITLETKPRRKSKRNILFDMTPSYKDGLAWGAWQSPSARDAHMLLQNELFLNVATKDWAEGELRGQIISLPYSGLLARYTEMPVALAGQLVSPPVHSGAGGHAWLSLDEHCHLHYEISVAGLGRPSDGTVSAHIHGVAELGEMGTRPHQHKRLLKGFYSTEAQGVVKDLDADLLQHLAQGTAFLQVSTKAHPNGEMRGRVHIPNQCHAGGTRLTPGESLGQAELSESTKTRDLEQLKKDPNSCFFEGQHRAHGTRWAPDYDKKCSICSCQKRTVICDPILCQPLNCTHQVHPEELCCPICEEKKTEQEELKLERARDSSEGCYFDGDKTWRGSGTRWHPVVPPFGLIKCAICTCKGTTGEVHCEKVQCPRLTCANPVRASPSDCCKQCPAPEKSVPELADSMQADAPRACRFGRRWYLNNESWHPSVPPFGEMKCILCWCVSGETHCQRQECPPSACASPATRDNPCCAKCRALDAPSDARKKVHDAKVELRSH